In one Methanobrevibacter olleyae genomic region, the following are encoded:
- the cas10 gene encoding type III-A CRISPR-associated protein Cas10/Csm1 codes for MVNNMDRKNLEFASLLHDIGKFYQRTGDKVTGKYSEIPIEKYGRNGAHAKWSAYFISKYWDDDVVDLALYHHQYSSSNYPKLANMLTKADHHSSTERIFSEEANDTSLTPLISIFSEVKIGDNKESEECYVPFKKIDLNEDSFEDLKPKISPKETMSGWNLKPEYKQLWTEFTNEVNNLKRHDFNTTLALMKKYTSTIPSAVYVSIPDISLYDHSKTTAALAVCRYLFDRDSEEKLTTTTNDQKVYLAINGDISGIQKFIFKISSPQEAQSGMSKRLRGRSLYLTLLTNAIADKIAQDLELTSANILFCGGGRFTIIAPNTEKAKAKLEEIKEKINKEFIDKFNAELYLAIATEEACAIKKDPKNEYEYDLNNFGKLMKHLTDLLTEDKKHKFVNNLEDVFKFEDEIKYDDICSVCGNLYHKNNEDDFVCPSCKSHEDLGQKVSNSNYMIKVFLNDEYDFKDAKKDFAFYDEYLSLGYNFFKSYKSGSDLIKFIDELDMFSDKFEVIKLNDTNFLEFANEFDELSLEKISFSFSFLANTVPKHPKEGPLYFEHLAQISKGSNKLGVLKMDVDNLGQVFNKGFDELIEGVDGEHISGMSISRMSTLSSQLDLFFSGFVNEIASNYVVYSDISALNLDDDSFNKKFKPIDLKLQNDKIEDEFITIFKAKSELDLKDKITLKRWEIPTIHINYSGGDDLLVLGPYDDIIKFARELRSKFKEWTCNNDSINLSGGISIVSPKFPIGKAANMAEDYLDASKSCGKDKICLFGEVVDWGDNGLFKGFNSLLEFGLELEDYNKESKVSKGLIYSMLNIWKSTFEHSSDIIDNENEWNNVNTNRLSTKSFVPLFKHKLRLINDKKVRKDLDKKGVKLMPWIKIPVSWVSLRMRKA; via the coding sequence ATGGTGAATAATATGGATAGAAAAAATTTAGAATTTGCTTCTTTACTTCACGATATTGGTAAGTTTTATCAGCGTACTGGTGATAAAGTTACTGGTAAATATTCTGAAATTCCTATTGAAAAATATGGAAGAAATGGAGCTCATGCTAAATGGTCTGCATACTTTATTAGTAAATATTGGGATGATGATGTTGTTGATTTAGCATTATATCACCATCAATATAGCTCTTCTAATTATCCAAAGTTAGCAAATATGCTTACTAAAGCAGATCATCATTCTTCTACTGAAAGAATATTTAGTGAGGAAGCTAATGATACATCATTAACTCCTTTAATTTCTATATTTTCAGAAGTTAAAATTGGAGATAATAAAGAATCTGAAGAATGTTATGTTCCATTTAAAAAAATTGATTTAAATGAAGATTCCTTTGAAGATTTAAAACCTAAAATTTCTCCTAAAGAGACTATGTCTGGTTGGAATTTAAAACCAGAATATAAACAATTATGGACTGAATTTACAAATGAAGTAAACAATTTAAAGCGTCATGATTTTAACACAACTCTTGCTTTAATGAAAAAATATACTTCAACTATACCTTCTGCAGTTTATGTTTCTATTCCAGATATCTCTTTATATGACCATTCTAAAACAACTGCCGCACTTGCAGTTTGTAGATATTTATTTGATAGAGATTCTGAGGAGAAACTAACTACAACCACTAATGACCAAAAAGTTTATTTAGCTATTAATGGTGATATTTCAGGTATTCAAAAGTTTATATTTAAGATTTCTTCACCTCAAGAGGCTCAAAGTGGTATGAGTAAACGTCTAAGAGGAAGATCTTTGTATTTAACTTTATTAACTAATGCTATTGCAGATAAAATTGCTCAAGATTTAGAATTAACTTCAGCTAATATTTTATTCTGTGGTGGCGGAAGGTTTACAATTATTGCACCAAATACAGAAAAAGCTAAAGCTAAATTAGAAGAAATTAAAGAGAAGATAAATAAAGAGTTTATTGATAAATTTAATGCAGAATTATACTTAGCTATTGCTACAGAAGAGGCATGTGCTATTAAAAAAGACCCTAAAAATGAATATGAATATGATTTAAACAACTTTGGAAAATTAATGAAACATTTAACTGACTTATTAACTGAAGATAAAAAACATAAGTTTGTTAATAATCTTGAAGATGTTTTTAAATTTGAAGATGAAATTAAATACGATGATATTTGTTCTGTTTGTGGAAATCTTTATCATAAAAATAATGAAGATGATTTTGTCTGTCCAAGTTGTAAATCTCATGAAGATCTAGGTCAAAAAGTATCAAACTCTAATTATATGATTAAAGTATTTTTAAATGATGAATATGACTTTAAAGATGCTAAAAAAGACTTTGCATTTTATGATGAATACTTAAGTTTAGGTTATAATTTCTTTAAATCTTATAAATCTGGGTCTGATTTAATAAAATTTATTGATGAATTAGACATGTTTTCAGATAAATTTGAAGTTATTAAGTTAAACGATACTAATTTTTTAGAATTTGCAAATGAATTTGATGAACTTAGTTTAGAAAAAATTTCATTCAGCTTTAGTTTTTTAGCTAATACTGTTCCTAAACACCCGAAGGAAGGTCCATTATACTTTGAACATTTAGCTCAAATTAGTAAAGGCTCTAATAAGTTAGGTGTTTTAAAGATGGATGTAGATAATTTAGGCCAAGTTTTCAATAAAGGTTTTGATGAACTTATTGAAGGAGTTGATGGTGAACATATCTCTGGAATGAGTATTTCAAGAATGTCTACTTTAAGTTCACAGTTAGATTTATTCTTCTCTGGCTTTGTAAATGAGATTGCATCAAATTATGTAGTTTACAGTGATATTAGTGCTTTAAATTTAGATGATGATAGTTTCAATAAGAAATTTAAACCAATTGACCTTAAATTACAAAATGATAAAATTGAAGATGAATTCATCACTATTTTTAAAGCAAAATCTGAACTAGATTTAAAGGATAAAATAACTTTAAAGAGATGGGAAATTCCTACAATTCATATTAATTACTCTGGTGGTGATGATTTATTAGTATTAGGTCCTTATGATGATATTATTAAGTTTGCTAGGGAATTAAGAAGTAAATTTAAAGAGTGGACATGTAATAATGATTCAATTAATCTATCTGGAGGAATTTCAATCGTATCACCAAAATTCCCTATTGGCAAAGCTGCAAATATGGCTGAAGATTATCTTGATGCTTCCAAATCATGTGGAAAAGATAAAATCTGTTTATTTGGTGAAGTAGTAGATTGGGGTGATAATGGATTATTCAAGGGATTTAATAGTTTGTTAGAATTTGGTTTAGAACTTGAAGATTATAACAAAGAATCAAAGGTATCTAAAGGACTAATTTATTCAATGTTAAATATATGGAAATCAACATTTGAACATTCTTCTGATATAATTGATAATGAAAATGAATGGAATAATGTTAATACTAATAGATTATCTACAAAATCATTCGTTCCTTTATTTAAGCATAAATTAAGATTAATTAATGATAAAAAAGTTCGTAAAGATTTAGATAAAAAAGGAGTAAAATTAATGCCTTGGATTAAGATTCCTGTTTCATGGGTTAGCTTAAGGATGAGAAAAGCTTAA
- the csm2 gene encoding type III-A CRISPR-associated protein Csm2: MAYNNRRGRRDDHNNNENEINNIISKIDEFEKLCDMSVKEFADAEGYADIIAKNSRQLKTNQLRKFFGAVRLMEQKETWEEIEPEFYLLKPRLAVSAGRKNIPKPFYNLIMSTMRKVDIGSEEEKMKNFKTFVAFFESIVAYHKYHEEMKDWA; this comes from the coding sequence ATGGCATATAATAATAGAAGAGGTCGTAGAGATGACCACAATAATAATGAAAATGAAATAAACAATATTATTTCTAAGATTGATGAATTTGAAAAATTGTGTGATATGTCTGTAAAAGAATTTGCAGATGCTGAGGGTTATGCAGATATTATTGCAAAAAATTCTAGACAGTTAAAAACAAATCAACTGAGAAAATTCTTCGGTGCAGTTCGTTTAATGGAACAAAAAGAAACTTGGGAAGAAATTGAACCTGAATTTTACTTGCTTAAACCAAGACTTGCTGTATCTGCTGGTAGAAAAAATATACCAAAACCATTCTATAATTTAATCATGTCAACTATGAGAAAGGTTGATATAGGTAGTGAAGAGGAAAAAATGAAAAACTTTAAAACTTTTGTAGCATTCTTTGAATCAATTGTTGCTTATCATAAATATCATGAAGAAATGAAAGATTGGGCTTAA